The nucleotide window TTGGTCAGTCCCCAGTCCCTGGTAAGCAGAGAGCAGGCGAGTAGCAGATGAGCATCCGATTTTTTGCCCTCGGTTCCTTTTCTATCGCCGGCTGCCCACCATTTGCGGGCCTGGTGCTGGATGAGCGCGTGATCGCCGTTCACGCTCTGCAGCCGCTCTGCGAGCGCCTCGGCCAGCCCCTGAGCGACGACGGGAGCGTGCTGGGTCTGCTGCAGCAGTGGGAGCGCAACCTGGCCGCCCTGCAGCGAGCCGTCGATACCCTGGCCGAACCAGTCGCCACCGCAATCATCTCCGAGCAGCACTGGCTCCCGCTGGCAGCCGTTCATGTTCACGCGCCGATCCTCTACCCACGTCAGATCTTCTGCGCCGGCGCCAACTACCGTCAGCACGTCATCGAGCTGGCCACCGCCCAGGGTCACGGCGCCCACGACGCCCGCGACGAGGCCGAGCGCCGCGCCCTGGCCGAGCGCATCATGGATGCCCGCATCGCCAACGGTATCCCCTACGTCTTCACCAAAATCCCATCGGCCATCACTGGCCCCTACGATCCAATCCCACTGCCCTCCGAC belongs to Thermogemmatispora onikobensis and includes:
- a CDS encoding fumarylacetoacetate hydrolase family protein yields the protein MSIRFFALGSFSIAGCPPFAGLVLDERVIAVHALQPLCERLGQPLSDDGSVLGLLQQWERNLAALQRAVDTLAEPVATAIISEQHWLPLAAVHVHAPILYPRQIFCAGANYRQHVIELATAQGHGAHDARDEAERRALAERIMDARIANGIPYVFTKIPSAITGPYDPIPLPSDSTQPDWELELGVVIGRPARRVKREEALAYVAGYTIVNDLTCRDRVYRPDLQAIGSDWLRSKCPPGFLPTGPFLVPASFVPDPQQLHLTLKLNDQVMQDEGTDDMIFGVARLIEYISHYVQLWPGDLICTGSPRGNGMHYRRFLQPGDVLEGSISGLGSQRNRCIAEEESSSL